From a single Aggregatilinea lenta genomic region:
- a CDS encoding carbohydrate deacetylase, producing MKKLIVNADDFGLTAEISRGIVEGHLKGIITSTTVMINFPAADAGIRQAQADAPNLGLGLHLNLVEGAPVLPPDRVPSLVDANGQFYAFNAWPGVVEQFAPDEIEAEMRAQFDRFVSIAGHTPDHLDSHYHATYLIPSALRTMLAMAAEHGLPMRNVGLDLIHARMDRLIRQHVAVAGPDVVDTIRSILEAHPASRFPAALEIRFTGPHATLGDLLVILSTLPDDSVTELLTHPGHGGEIPDERRENELAHLTQRATRELVQDEGIELVTFADVARQSSVNGAQNG from the coding sequence ATGAAGAAGCTTATCGTCAATGCGGATGATTTTGGGCTGACCGCCGAGATTTCGCGCGGTATCGTCGAGGGTCATCTCAAGGGCATCATTACGTCCACCACCGTCATGATTAACTTTCCCGCTGCCGACGCGGGCATCCGGCAGGCGCAGGCTGACGCGCCAAACCTGGGGCTGGGGCTGCACCTCAATCTCGTGGAAGGCGCACCTGTGCTGCCACCCGACCGTGTTCCGTCACTGGTAGATGCGAACGGCCAGTTTTACGCCTTCAACGCGTGGCCGGGCGTGGTCGAGCAGTTCGCGCCGGACGAGATCGAAGCCGAGATGCGCGCCCAGTTCGACCGCTTCGTGTCTATTGCCGGGCACACGCCCGATCACCTCGATTCGCATTATCATGCGACCTATTTGATCCCGTCTGCGCTGCGCACCATGCTGGCGATGGCCGCCGAGCATGGGCTGCCGATGCGCAACGTCGGCCTGGACCTGATTCACGCACGGATGGATAGGCTCATCCGGCAGCACGTGGCCGTCGCGGGGCCGGATGTCGTGGATACTATTCGCTCGATTCTGGAAGCGCATCCCGCGTCTCGGTTCCCGGCGGCGTTGGAGATCCGCTTCACCGGCCCGCACGCAACGCTGGGCGATCTGCTCGTGATCCTGAGCACGCTGCCCGACGACAGCGTCACCGAGCTGCTGACGCACCCCGGGCACGGCGGCGAGATCCCTGACGAGCGCCGCGAGAACGAGCTGGCGCACCTGACGCAGCGCGCCACGCGCGAGCTGGTGCAGGACGAGGGGATCGAGCTGGTCACCTTCGCGGACGTGGCGCGCCAGTCGAGCGTTAACGGAGCACAGAATGGGTAA
- a CDS encoding M2 family metallopeptidase, with protein sequence MPESVRAAVEETVAQIAERYKAINLKQWEAATTGTPEALDAMAEANGEWMRYFADPEPYQKFRAWDDGNAADGDPLLARQVHLLHLMFAEGQRDPQTIEEMTALQKGLDDAYTNFRAEVDGKRLTANAIDQILATENDSEKRREAWEASKQIGPVVADKIRRLAELRNDAARRMDYANFHRMSLTLNELDPDWLYAMLDELAAKTDAPFRRVKAEMDAELSQRYGVPVAELMPWHYADPFFQRAPMVGGLDYDALFEGKDLVELALKTYDGLGMEVRGILSRSDLYEREGKDQHAFCTHIDREGDVRILCNLQPSLRWTETILHELGHGVYDSNIPGDLPWLLRSFPHILTTEAMAMLMGAATLDPDWHEQVLGASPEEAAARGAAGAARFRLEELIFARWVMVVVNFERGMYEDPSRDLNGLWWDLVQKYQLLNKPEGREQQPDWATKYHIALAPAYYQNYLLGRMMSLQWTGWLTEHAGGIIGRPDAGQFFMQRIFAPGSTLHWNDALEFATGEKLNPDYFVQKFAY encoded by the coding sequence ATGCCTGAGTCTGTTCGCGCCGCCGTCGAAGAAACGGTCGCTCAGATCGCAGAGCGTTACAAAGCGATCAACCTGAAGCAGTGGGAAGCCGCCACCACCGGCACGCCGGAGGCCCTCGACGCGATGGCCGAGGCCAACGGCGAGTGGATGCGCTACTTTGCCGACCCGGAACCCTACCAGAAGTTCCGGGCCTGGGACGACGGCAACGCCGCCGATGGCGATCCGCTGCTGGCGCGGCAGGTCCACCTGCTGCACCTGATGTTCGCCGAGGGCCAGCGCGATCCGCAAACCATCGAGGAAATGACCGCCCTGCAAAAGGGCCTGGACGACGCCTACACCAACTTCCGCGCGGAGGTGGACGGCAAGCGCCTGACGGCCAACGCCATCGACCAGATCCTCGCCACGGAAAACGATTCCGAGAAGCGGCGCGAGGCGTGGGAAGCCAGCAAGCAGATCGGCCCGGTCGTGGCGGACAAGATCCGCCGCCTCGCGGAGTTACGCAACGACGCCGCGCGGCGCATGGACTACGCCAACTTCCACCGCATGAGCCTGACGCTCAACGAGTTGGACCCGGACTGGCTCTACGCCATGCTCGACGAGCTGGCGGCCAAAACCGACGCGCCGTTCCGCCGCGTCAAGGCGGAGATGGACGCCGAGCTGAGCCAGCGCTACGGCGTGCCGGTCGCGGAGCTGATGCCGTGGCACTACGCCGATCCGTTCTTCCAGCGCGCGCCGATGGTCGGCGGGCTGGATTACGACGCGCTGTTCGAGGGCAAGGATCTGGTCGAGCTGGCGCTGAAGACGTACGACGGGCTGGGCATGGAAGTGCGCGGCATCCTCTCGCGCAGCGACCTGTACGAGCGCGAAGGCAAGGATCAGCACGCATTCTGCACCCACATCGACCGCGAAGGCGACGTGCGCATCCTGTGCAACCTCCAGCCGTCGCTGCGCTGGACCGAGACGATCCTGCACGAGCTGGGCCACGGCGTTTACGACAGCAACATCCCCGGCGACCTGCCCTGGCTGCTGCGCAGCTTCCCGCACATCCTGACCACCGAGGCGATGGCGATGCTGATGGGCGCGGCCACGCTCGATCCCGACTGGCACGAGCAGGTGCTCGGCGCGTCACCGGAAGAAGCCGCCGCGCGCGGCGCGGCGGGCGCGGCCCGCTTCCGCCTGGAAGAGCTGATCTTCGCGCGGTGGGTGATGGTGGTGGTCAACTTCGAGCGCGGCATGTACGAAGATCCCTCGCGTGACCTCAACGGCTTGTGGTGGGATCTGGTGCAGAAATACCAACTACTCAACAAGCCCGAAGGCCGCGAGCAGCAGCCCGACTGGGCGACGAAGTACCACATCGCGCTGGCCCCGGCCTATTACCAGAACTACCTGCTGGGCCGCATGATGTCGCTGCAGTGGACCGGCTGGCTGACCGAGCACGCGGGCGGCATCATCGGGCGGCCCGACGCCGGGCAGTTCTTCATGCAGCGTATCTTCGCGCCGGGCAGCACCCTGCACTGGAACGATGCATTGGAGTTCGCGACGGGCGAAAAGCTCAACCCGGACTACTTCGTGCAGAAGTTTGCGTATTAG
- a CDS encoding toll/interleukin-1 receptor domain-containing protein has product MQHLYISYPTEDYPLAHRLAGDLQAAGYAVFIDPVNEIGSMGWAAETRQAIRTCGAVIMILSLADRRRTGIRHEGVLTKRLGRPVVVLARSPGDLPRYLTLADAIVLDWSGEYDAALPALLDLLPPAAELLTEPVTAHPMHPASPARRRRRVELAVTLVALMALCLALGIVFGWIPV; this is encoded by the coding sequence ATGCAGCACCTCTACATCAGCTACCCCACCGAAGACTACCCGCTGGCACACCGGCTTGCCGGAGACTTGCAGGCTGCCGGGTACGCCGTGTTCATCGATCCGGTGAACGAGATCGGCAGCATGGGCTGGGCCGCCGAAACACGCCAGGCGATCCGCACCTGCGGCGCAGTGATCATGATCTTGTCCCTGGCCGACCGCCGCCGCACCGGCATCCGCCACGAAGGCGTGCTCACCAAACGGCTTGGACGCCCCGTCGTCGTGCTGGCCCGCTCCCCCGGCGACCTGCCGCGCTACCTGACCCTGGCGGACGCCATCGTGCTCGACTGGAGCGGCGAGTATGACGCGGCGCTGCCCGCCCTGCTGGACCTCCTGCCGCCCGCCGCCGAGCTGTTAACCGAACCGGTCACGGCCCACCCCATGCACCCGGCCTCCCCTGCCCGCCGCCGCAGACGCGTCGAACTCGCGGTGACGCTGGTCGCGCTGATGGCGCTCTGTCTGGCACTTGGGATCGTTTTTGGTTGGATTCCGGTGTAA
- a CDS encoding DUF6909 family protein yields MDRTVPKSGSEEIELYIRTYYSLLRSSHAVQLDALEEAHIAMNSSLHVSARAATPDASALFYSIMRLPACIANVTTVVLGQSDRVFREHGYTDIERWERVVAPARRRRMLYNGKDTLAVYIASRSDIDDLMPILVALQIEWNKLHPLLQANGVQAILAAYSADSTLMRTADLARALGMNPDDLSRLQEAWGTTMGPTLQTIARAPKRFAVRLLAGTYINYQRATSDWWYNVRQSVAPVSLEDRPVYFVSSNVHAIPNLISGFALAEEDKILDFVERAGDPSLKAEYDYVGVRDQYNNKSNFLYYALRRYAIVGDADKRRVQTEREMGIQRVPSLHGFDIEAQVIELSKIDRERMDPRLLCCDDATFDRLRQSNALIVNIDYPLGMAAYHVLAKISQYVTYMQGIYVIGKAATLNARIGDVLIANVVYDEHSENSYLFGNCFTAADVLPYLTLTSVLDNQKVVTVRGTYLQNARYMDVFYREGYSIVEMEAGPYLSGAYEMVRAQRHPVNEIVNLYIAPFDLGFLHYASDTPMSKGRNLGAGRLSYIGAEPTYATAIATLRRIFSVELQRLAGQKPDHKAAEEQRTDAAPVAPMVEGEDSNGRIHSD; encoded by the coding sequence ATGGATCGAACCGTACCCAAGAGCGGCAGCGAAGAGATCGAACTCTACATCCGTACCTATTACTCACTCCTGCGCTCCAGCCACGCCGTGCAGCTCGACGCCCTGGAAGAAGCGCACATCGCGATGAATTCATCCCTGCACGTCAGCGCGCGCGCCGCCACCCCGGACGCGTCCGCGCTGTTTTACAGCATCATGCGCCTGCCCGCCTGCATCGCCAACGTGACCACGGTCGTCCTGGGCCAAAGCGACCGCGTCTTTCGCGAGCATGGCTACACCGACATCGAGCGATGGGAGCGCGTGGTCGCCCCGGCGCGCCGCCGCCGCATGCTCTACAACGGCAAGGATACCCTGGCGGTCTACATTGCCAGCCGGTCGGATATCGACGACCTGATGCCGATTCTGGTTGCGCTGCAAATCGAATGGAATAAGCTGCACCCACTGCTGCAAGCCAACGGCGTGCAGGCGATTCTAGCCGCCTACAGCGCCGACTCGACCCTGATGCGCACCGCCGATCTGGCCCGCGCGCTCGGCATGAATCCCGACGATCTGAGCCGCCTGCAAGAAGCCTGGGGCACCACGATGGGTCCGACCCTGCAAACCATCGCGCGCGCGCCCAAGCGGTTCGCCGTGCGCCTGCTGGCCGGAACGTACATCAACTACCAGCGCGCCACCTCGGACTGGTGGTACAACGTGCGCCAGTCGGTCGCGCCCGTCAGCCTCGAAGATCGTCCGGTCTACTTCGTGTCCAGCAACGTGCACGCCATCCCCAACCTGATCAGCGGCTTCGCACTGGCGGAGGAAGACAAGATCCTCGACTTCGTGGAGCGCGCGGGCGACCCCAGCCTGAAAGCCGAGTACGACTATGTCGGCGTGCGCGACCAGTACAACAACAAAAGCAACTTCCTGTACTACGCGCTGCGCCGCTACGCGATCGTCGGCGACGCGGACAAGCGCCGCGTGCAAACCGAGCGCGAGATGGGCATCCAGCGCGTGCCGAGCCTGCACGGCTTCGACATCGAGGCGCAGGTCATCGAGCTGAGCAAGATCGACCGCGAGCGTATGGATCCGCGCCTGTTGTGCTGCGACGACGCGACCTTCGACCGTCTGCGCCAGAGCAACGCGCTGATCGTCAACATCGACTACCCGCTCGGCATGGCGGCCTATCACGTCCTGGCGAAGATCAGCCAATACGTAACCTACATGCAGGGCATCTACGTCATCGGCAAGGCGGCAACGCTCAACGCGCGCATTGGCGACGTGCTCATCGCCAACGTGGTCTACGACGAGCACAGCGAGAACTCGTATCTGTTCGGCAACTGTTTCACCGCCGCCGACGTGCTGCCCTACCTGACCCTGACCAGCGTGCTGGACAACCAGAAGGTCGTGACCGTGCGCGGCACGTACCTGCAAAACGCGCGCTACATGGACGTGTTCTACCGCGAGGGCTACTCCATCGTCGAGATGGAGGCCGGGCCGTACCTGTCCGGCGCGTACGAGATGGTGCGCGCCCAGCGCCACCCGGTCAACGAGATCGTGAACCTCTACATCGCGCCGTTCGACCTGGGCTTTTTGCACTACGCCAGCGACACGCCGATGAGCAAGGGCCGCAACCTCGGCGCCGGGCGCCTCAGCTACATCGGCGCGGAGCCGACCTACGCGACTGCCATTGCCACGCTGCGCCGCATCTTCAGCGTCGAGCTTCAGCGGTTGGCCGGGCAAAAGCCCGATCACAAGGCCGCCGAGGAGCAGCGCACCGATGCGGCGCCCGTCGCCCCGATGGTCGAAGGAGAAGACAGCAATGGACGTATCCACAGCGATTAA
- a CDS encoding nitroreductase family protein — protein MDVSTAIKSNRSVRKFTDQPVPRDDIERIVNAGRLSGSAKNRQPWRFVVVTARDTLQALSECGPWCTHLAGAAFAVVMVVKDLTDPPTLTTPFDLGRASQNMILAAWDLGIGSCMATVYEPQRARVALGVPDDRAVPWAISFGYPHPDADPRNRPPRKEGRRSFDEVASSETWNENE, from the coding sequence ATGGACGTATCCACAGCGATTAAGTCCAATCGCTCCGTCCGCAAATTCACCGATCAACCCGTTCCGCGTGATGACATCGAGCGGATCGTCAACGCCGGGCGATTATCCGGCTCGGCTAAGAACCGCCAGCCCTGGCGTTTCGTGGTGGTCACCGCGCGCGACACGCTGCAGGCGCTCAGCGAGTGCGGTCCCTGGTGCACGCATCTGGCCGGGGCCGCGTTCGCGGTGGTAATGGTGGTAAAAGATCTGACTGATCCACCGACCTTGACCACGCCCTTCGACCTGGGCCGCGCCAGCCAGAACATGATCCTGGCCGCGTGGGATCTGGGCATCGGGTCGTGCATGGCGACCGTCTACGAGCCGCAGCGCGCCCGCGTCGCGCTGGGCGTGCCGGACGACCGTGCCGTGCCGTGGGCGATCTCGTTCGGCTACCCGCATCCCGACGCCGACCCGCGCAACCGCCCGCCGCGCAAGGAGGGCCGCCGCTCGTTCGATGAGGTCGCCTCGTCGGAGACGTGGAACGAGAACGAGTAA
- the fmt gene encoding methionyl-tRNA formyltransferase: MASATSRVIFMGTPDFAVPTLEALLDAPDFDVVGVVTQPDRPAGRGRDVRESPVKQVAVEADLPVFQPETLRSPEAVEHLRVWTPDFLVVTAFGQILRQNVLDLPRVAPINVHASLLPRWRGAAPIQAAIRAGDTYTGVTTMVMNAGLDSGPILLQDSIPILPYETGQSLHDKLAPLGANLLIHTLRWLLGGSISPHEQPSNAELITFAPQLKKEDGEINWRQSADEIDRHVRAYKPWPGTYTMWEGKLLKILAGYPVAIDIGVPPGVVADTQGAAFTKATPFVIGTGRWAYAPTQLQLAGRQVMEAADFLNGASGFLGSRLGSVPEPEE; the protein is encoded by the coding sequence ATGGCAAGCGCAACCAGCCGGGTTATTTTTATGGGGACGCCAGACTTCGCCGTGCCGACGCTGGAGGCGCTGCTGGATGCGCCCGACTTCGACGTGGTGGGGGTCGTGACGCAGCCCGACCGGCCCGCCGGGCGGGGCCGGGACGTGCGCGAGTCCCCCGTCAAGCAGGTGGCGGTTGAAGCGGATTTGCCCGTGTTCCAGCCGGAAACGCTGCGCTCGCCGGAGGCGGTCGAGCATTTGCGCGTGTGGACCCCGGACTTCCTGGTGGTGACCGCGTTCGGCCAGATTTTGCGCCAGAATGTGCTCGACCTGCCGCGTGTCGCGCCGATCAACGTGCATGCGTCCCTGCTGCCGCGCTGGCGTGGGGCCGCCCCGATCCAGGCCGCGATTCGCGCCGGGGACACGTACACCGGCGTCACGACGATGGTCATGAACGCGGGCCTCGATTCCGGCCCGATCTTGCTTCAGGATTCGATCCCTATTCTGCCCTACGAGACGGGCCAGTCCCTGCACGACAAGCTTGCGCCGCTGGGCGCGAACCTGCTGATTCACACGCTGCGCTGGCTGCTGGGCGGCAGCATTTCGCCGCACGAACAGCCGTCCAACGCGGAGCTGATCACGTTTGCACCGCAGCTCAAGAAAGAAGACGGCGAGATCAACTGGCGGCAAAGCGCGGATGAGATCGACCGCCACGTGCGCGCCTACAAGCCGTGGCCGGGCACCTATACGATGTGGGAGGGCAAGCTGCTGAAGATTCTGGCGGGTTACCCGGTAGCGATCGACATCGGGGTGCCGCCGGGGGTCGTGGCGGATACGCAGGGCGCGGCGTTCACCAAGGCGACGCCGTTCGTGATCGGCACGGGGCGCTGGGCCTACGCGCCGACGCAGCTTCAGCTCGCCGGGCGGCAGGTGATGGAAGCCGCCGACTTCCTCAACGGCGCGTCGGGCTTCCTGGGCAGCCGTCTGGGCAGCGTCCCGGAGCCGGAAGAGTAA
- a CDS encoding SRPBCC family protein, with the protein MPLIDQRILIDAPADTVWSLLSDPSTLPRWHAGCKALSPLTTNPTGVGARWRCALPNGKDVIQQITAWVEGLGYEYSIVEGGSARSYQSRFRLQPGPDGTSVQWTVTYQPKGLLGWIRDRLKGRRETAEMMSASLRQLKREVDLLGVRLDEEARARFLIRERLNADQRAQYNPRFARPAEAEIAVGSLPGTVKTDGDAEDVETPEADAAQAAPVTDPTAPSFVNEIAVEDPSVDEVTEADTKPKPPPGLKDAIQAESAGTSSFARPAAEPGSMGDVPLSERLTPPEGTPVITPDMRYPGSEDITDDKILAVRPPEPEEKRTTPLAEPSQAEEPPLPAPPLDALKPPAPPVREDTQTPPHGTPAVGAASRSSLPKTGPLRRTPPTGIPAVKSGTSHPIPSADRESARATLPPPTPKYDTGEVTIWEAFGIQRPSEADSAALDELIQTVHSRELAALWAGGRSKRPARVRLVSTVMGLRVRLLLERTRVRWGRVQSATPAVETQGGDEA; encoded by the coding sequence GTGCCACTGATTGACCAACGTATTCTGATTGACGCTCCCGCCGATACGGTGTGGAGCCTCCTATCTGACCCGAGCACACTGCCGCGCTGGCATGCGGGATGCAAAGCCCTTTCTCCCCTGACGACCAATCCGACCGGGGTCGGCGCGCGCTGGCGTTGCGCGTTGCCCAACGGCAAAGACGTGATCCAGCAGATCACCGCCTGGGTCGAAGGGCTGGGCTACGAGTACAGCATCGTGGAAGGCGGCAGCGCCCGCAGCTACCAGTCGCGCTTCCGCTTGCAGCCGGGGCCGGACGGTACCTCGGTGCAGTGGACGGTTACGTACCAGCCAAAGGGCCTGTTGGGGTGGATCCGCGACCGGCTGAAGGGCCGCCGCGAAACCGCCGAGATGATGTCTGCCAGCCTGCGCCAGCTCAAGCGTGAAGTCGATCTGCTCGGCGTCCGCCTGGACGAAGAAGCGCGCGCCCGTTTTTTGATCCGCGAGCGGCTGAACGCTGACCAGCGCGCCCAGTATAATCCGCGTTTTGCGCGCCCCGCTGAGGCGGAGATCGCGGTCGGCAGCCTGCCAGGGACGGTCAAGACCGACGGCGATGCCGAGGATGTGGAAACACCGGAAGCCGACGCTGCCCAGGCCGCGCCGGTGACCGATCCCACCGCGCCCTCGTTCGTCAACGAGATCGCGGTCGAAGATCCGTCGGTGGACGAAGTTACCGAGGCGGACACCAAGCCCAAGCCGCCGCCCGGCCTCAAAGACGCAATTCAGGCTGAGTCCGCTGGTACGTCGAGTTTTGCGCGCCCCGCTGCGGAGCCGGGCAGCATGGGCGACGTGCCGCTGTCGGAGCGGTTGACGCCACCCGAAGGCACGCCGGTCATCACGCCCGATATGCGCTATCCCGGCAGCGAAGACATCACCGACGACAAAATTCTCGCGGTGCGGCCCCCGGAACCAGAGGAGAAGCGCACCACGCCGCTTGCTGAACCATCGCAGGCAGAAGAACCGCCGCTGCCTGCGCCGCCGCTCGACGCGCTGAAGCCGCCCGCGCCGCCTGTGCGGGAAGACACGCAGACGCCGCCGCACGGCACGCCTGCCGTGGGCGCGGCGTCGCGGTCGAGTCTGCCGAAGACTGGCCCGCTGCGGCGCACCCCGCCGACCGGGATTCCCGCCGTCAAGTCCGGCACGTCGCATCCCATTCCCAGCGCGGATCGCGAATCCGCGCGCGCGACGCTGCCGCCGCCCACGCCCAAGTACGACACGGGCGAGGTGACCATTTGGGAGGCGTTCGGCATCCAGCGACCGAGCGAGGCCGACTCCGCCGCGCTGGACGAGCTGATCCAGACGGTGCACAGCCGCGAGCTTGCCGCTTTGTGGGCCGGAGGTCGCAGCAAGCGTCCGGCGCGCGTGCGTCTGGTTTCGACGGTGATGGGCCTGCGGGTGCGGCTGCTGCTGGAGCGGACGCGGGTCCGGTGGGGGCGCGTCCAGTCTGCTACCCCGGCGGTTGAAACGCAGGGCGGGGACGAGGCATAA
- a CDS encoding YtxH domain-containing protein, with amino-acid sequence MSKRSGDDGLVLSFIGGLIAGALVSAPVAAWLSPRRGADTRDEIRQRGIIIRRKAVTAVRKPIELAGDTAGKLQDQVSGAVDKVQDQVSGAVDKVQDQIGELQDRVKGESIEDSLEEGKAIAAQKRQTLVS; translated from the coding sequence ATGTCAAAACGATCGGGAGATGACGGGCTGGTGCTGAGCTTTATCGGCGGACTGATCGCGGGCGCGCTGGTCAGCGCCCCGGTGGCGGCGTGGCTGTCACCCCGGCGCGGCGCGGACACACGCGACGAGATTCGCCAGCGCGGGATCATCATCCGGCGCAAGGCGGTCACGGCGGTCCGCAAGCCTATCGAGCTGGCGGGCGACACCGCCGGGAAGCTGCAGGATCAGGTCAGCGGCGCGGTCGACAAGGTGCAAGATCAGGTCAGCGGAGCCGTGGACAAAGTCCAGGACCAGATCGGCGAGCTACAGGACCGCGTGAAGGGTGAGTCGATTGAGGACAGCCTGGAAGAGGGCAAAGCCATCGCCGCGCAGAAACGGCAAACGCTCGTCAGCTAG
- a CDS encoding NAD(P)H-hydrate dehydratase, whose amino-acid sequence MPKIVTVEQMRAIEKAADAQGHSYTDMMEMAGHAVAERVYELVMALEEPRIAILVGPGNNGGDGLVAGRVLAEELPNAHIGAFLLAARGEDDQNFVRARDAGVFIAEAESDSGQGYRVLQNLVANADVVIDALFGTSLRLPIKGDAAKVLQAAHKALTLRKNDRPQRSYATPADPAEDGGWPSPVIVAVDAPSGLDCDTGELDAHTLVADETITFAAAKPGLLAFPGAAAVGTLHVANIGLPARLPELDEVQAALVDVAWVAACLPERGANSHKGTFGKLMVTAGSLNYIGAAYLVASAAYRIGTGLVTVAAPQILVPTLAGMIPEATWLLLPHDMGVINEAAVKVLRKELGGASAMVLGPGLGHEDVTADFLRALLTPREDVRRARPFGFVVPDDAPEASTEDDAPLPPLVIDADGLNLLAGMDDWSSLLPPGTILTPHPGEFGRLAGLETAEVQANRLALAREKAAEWNCIVVLKGAHTVIATPEGWVAVQPFATAALAKAGTGDVLSGTIAGLLAQGLAPYDAAVAGTWLHGLAGVRAGEALGTTASVTASDVLEALPEAYAIAEAAKG is encoded by the coding sequence ATGCCGAAGATCGTCACGGTGGAGCAGATGCGCGCGATTGAAAAAGCCGCCGACGCCCAGGGCCACAGCTACACCGACATGATGGAGATGGCCGGGCACGCCGTCGCGGAGCGCGTGTACGAGCTAGTGATGGCGCTCGAAGAGCCGCGCATTGCGATCCTGGTGGGGCCAGGCAACAACGGCGGCGACGGGCTGGTGGCGGGGCGCGTGCTGGCCGAGGAACTACCCAACGCGCATATCGGCGCGTTTTTGCTGGCGGCGCGCGGCGAGGATGACCAGAACTTCGTGCGGGCGCGCGACGCGGGCGTGTTCATCGCGGAAGCCGAGTCGGACAGCGGTCAGGGCTACCGCGTGCTGCAAAATCTGGTAGCCAATGCCGACGTGGTGATCGATGCGCTGTTCGGCACGAGCCTGCGCCTGCCGATCAAGGGCGACGCGGCGAAGGTGCTCCAGGCGGCGCACAAGGCCCTCACGCTGCGCAAAAACGATCGCCCGCAGCGCAGCTATGCCACGCCCGCCGATCCCGCCGAGGACGGCGGCTGGCCGTCCCCGGTGATCGTCGCGGTCGATGCGCCGAGCGGCCTGGACTGTGACACGGGCGAGCTGGACGCGCATACGCTGGTCGCTGACGAGACGATCACGTTCGCGGCGGCCAAGCCGGGTCTGCTGGCCTTTCCGGGCGCGGCGGCGGTGGGCACGCTGCACGTCGCCAACATCGGGCTGCCCGCGCGTCTGCCGGAGCTGGACGAGGTACAGGCGGCTCTGGTTGACGTGGCCTGGGTCGCGGCCTGCCTGCCGGAACGCGGCGCGAACAGCCACAAGGGCACGTTCGGCAAGCTGATGGTGACGGCGGGCAGCCTGAACTACATCGGCGCGGCCTACCTCGTCGCCAGCGCGGCCTATCGCATCGGGACCGGGCTGGTCACGGTCGCCGCGCCGCAGATTCTAGTGCCGACGCTGGCGGGCATGATCCCCGAAGCGACGTGGCTGCTGCTGCCGCACGACATGGGCGTGATCAACGAGGCGGCGGTTAAGGTGCTGCGCAAGGAGTTGGGCGGCGCCAGCGCGATGGTGCTCGGCCCCGGCCTGGGTCACGAAGACGTCACCGCCGACTTTTTGCGCGCGCTGCTGACCCCCAGGGAGGACGTGCGCCGCGCGCGGCCTTTCGGCTTCGTGGTGCCGGATGATGCGCCGGAAGCGTCGACGGAAGACGACGCGCCGCTGCCGCCGCTGGTGATCGATGCCGATGGGCTGAATCTGCTGGCGGGCATGGACGATTGGTCGTCGCTGCTGCCGCCGGGCACGATCCTGACGCCGCATCCGGGCGAGTTCGGACGGCTGGCGGGCCTGGAAACCGCCGAGGTTCAGGCCAACCGGTTGGCGTTGGCGCGTGAGAAGGCCGCCGAGTGGAACTGCATCGTCGTGCTGAAGGGCGCGCATACCGTGATCGCCACCCCGGAAGGGTGGGTCGCGGTGCAGCCATTCGCGACGGCGGCGCTGGCGAAGGCCGGGACGGGCGACGTGCTGAGCGGGACCATCGCCGGGCTGCTGGCGCAGGGCCTCGCGCCCTACGACGCGGCGGTTGCGGGGACGTGGCTGCACGGGTTGGCGGGCGTGCGCGCGGGTGAGGCCCTCGGCACGACGGCCAGCGTCACGGCCAGCGACGTGCTCGAAGCGCTGCCAGAGGCATATGCCATCGCGGAGGCGGCGAAGGGCTGA
- a CDS encoding DinB family protein: MNKRQALTLYDYNVWANHRVLDAAATATPEQFVAQMAGLSFGSLRGSLAHVLSAEIVWRTRCQEGVSLDVLPGEADFPTLGALVERWQQEEAAMRAYLEGRTDEDFGAMVEYKRTSGAAYSTPLWQILSHVINHGTQFRAEAAVALTAYGCSPGDLDLIYYLREHAR; encoded by the coding sequence ATGAACAAACGACAGGCGCTGACTCTGTACGACTACAATGTCTGGGCCAACCACCGCGTGCTGGATGCCGCCGCAACGGCGACGCCGGAGCAGTTCGTCGCCCAAATGGCGGGACTCAGCTTCGGCAGCCTGCGCGGCAGCCTCGCGCACGTGCTGTCGGCGGAAATCGTGTGGCGCACGCGTTGCCAGGAGGGCGTCTCGCTTGACGTGCTGCCCGGCGAGGCGGATTTCCCGACACTCGGCGCGCTGGTGGAACGCTGGCAGCAGGAAGAAGCCGCCATGCGCGCGTACCTGGAAGGGCGCACGGACGAGGACTTCGGCGCGATGGTCGAATACAAACGTACCTCCGGCGCGGCCTATTCGACCCCGCTGTGGCAGATTCTGTCGCACGTGATCAACCATGGCACTCAGTTCCGGGCTGAAGCGGCGGTGGCGCTGACCGCCTACGGCTGCTCGCCGGGAGATCTTGACCTGATCTACTATCTGCGAGAGCACGCCCGGTAG